A region from the Beduinella massiliensis genome encodes:
- a CDS encoding RtcB family protein produces the protein MLEVQGLCNTAKVFTDALESTALAQIQALCNQAFTQGSRLRIMPDVHAGAGCTIGTTMTISDKVVPNLVGVDIGCGMETVRLAEKRLELPKLDALIRKRIPSGFSVRTDPHALAKEIDLSALRCRAACNLNRDYASIGTLGGGNHFIEVDRDEEGSLYLVVHSGSRHLGLEVAKHYQEAGFAQLNKGDPADLNALIAQYKAQGRDREISQAIKAWKAENRSEIPFALAYVSGELFDDYIHDMKLVQRFAALNRQAMVGEIMKGMKLHEEERFTTVHNYIDTETMVLRKGAVSAKAGETLLIPINMRDGSLICTGKGNADWNQSAPHGAGRLMSRAEAKRQFTVAAYKKEMEGVFSTSVDKDTLDECPMAYKPMEDILRQIGPTAEVRKVIKPIYNFKAAEEPAR, from the coding sequence ATGCTGGAAGTTCAGGGCCTGTGCAACACGGCCAAGGTCTTCACCGATGCGCTGGAGTCCACGGCGCTCGCGCAGATTCAAGCGCTGTGCAATCAGGCGTTTACCCAAGGCAGCAGGCTTCGCATCATGCCGGACGTGCATGCCGGAGCGGGCTGCACCATTGGAACGACGATGACGATTTCGGACAAAGTGGTGCCGAATCTGGTGGGCGTAGATATCGGGTGCGGCATGGAAACCGTCCGGCTGGCGGAAAAGCGGCTGGAACTGCCCAAGCTGGACGCGCTCATCCGCAAACGGATTCCTTCGGGCTTTTCGGTCAGGACAGACCCGCATGCGCTGGCGAAGGAGATCGACCTGTCTGCGCTGCGCTGCCGCGCCGCCTGCAACTTGAATCGCGATTATGCCAGCATCGGCACGCTGGGCGGCGGCAACCACTTCATCGAGGTGGATCGCGATGAGGAGGGCAGCCTCTACCTGGTCGTGCATTCGGGCAGCCGCCATCTGGGGCTGGAGGTGGCGAAGCACTATCAGGAAGCCGGGTTTGCGCAGCTCAACAAAGGCGACCCTGCGGATTTGAACGCGTTGATCGCGCAGTACAAGGCGCAGGGCCGGGATCGGGAAATTTCGCAGGCCATCAAGGCCTGGAAAGCGGAAAACCGCAGTGAAATCCCCTTTGCGCTGGCCTATGTGAGCGGGGAACTGTTTGACGACTACATTCACGACATGAAGCTCGTGCAGCGCTTTGCTGCGCTGAACCGTCAGGCCATGGTCGGCGAGATCATGAAGGGGATGAAGCTGCACGAGGAGGAACGGTTTACGACCGTCCATAACTACATCGACACCGAGACGATGGTCCTGCGCAAGGGGGCGGTATCCGCAAAGGCGGGGGAAACCCTGCTCATCCCCATCAACATGCGCGACGGCAGCCTGATCTGCACGGGCAAAGGAAACGCGGACTGGAACCAATCCGCGCCGCATGGCGCGGGCCGTCTGATGAGCCGCGCGGAGGCCAAACGGCAGTTTACCGTGGCCGCCTATAAAAAAGAAATGGAAGGCGTATTTTCAACCTCCGTGGACAAGGACACGCTGGACGAATGCCCCATGGCCTACAAACCGATGGAGGACATCCTGCGGCAGATCGGGCCGACGGCGGAGGTGCGGAAGGTCATCAAGCCAATCTACAATTTCAAGGCGGCGGAGGAGCCCGCGCGATGA
- a CDS encoding molybdenum cofactor biosynthesis protein MoaE, whose product MSKNTKPSMDQWMQEAKADASAADCGMYLIHNGVVRQTAKAKVRQGDENTKPVTGMAFGYDEQKVSAAIADTYKMPGVYYVRVWLNEGRLDVGDDIMQVLIGGDIRPHVIDALQALVGQIKQNCVSETEIY is encoded by the coding sequence ATGAGCAAGAACACAAAGCCGTCGATGGACCAGTGGATGCAGGAGGCCAAAGCGGACGCAAGCGCTGCCGATTGCGGCATGTACCTGATACACAACGGCGTGGTGCGCCAGACCGCCAAGGCGAAGGTGCGCCAGGGCGATGAAAATACGAAGCCGGTAACCGGCATGGCGTTCGGTTACGACGAACAGAAGGTCTCCGCCGCGATTGCGGATACCTATAAGATGCCGGGCGTTTACTATGTGCGGGTGTGGCTGAACGAGGGACGCCTGGACGTGGGCGACGACATCATGCAGGTGCTCATCGGCGGCGACATTCGTCCGCACGTCATCGACGCCCTTCAGGCGCTGGTGGGGCAGATCAAGCAGAACTGCGTCAGTGAAACGGAAATCTACTGA
- a CDS encoding GNAT family N-acetyltransferase, with protein MLTLRRHADWDGAMDEVWALYEASFPLHERRRREDQTQAMREPNFRCLSAWDGSVFAGLALCWAWPCGIYVEHLAVAPELRGRRYGARILAALKEEGRPLILEIDPPVDEISERRERFYLREGFLPNGFKHVHPSYRHACAPHPLKIMSWPEALSEENYADFLKRLRVEAMQYAEK; from the coding sequence ATGCTGACGCTTCGGCGGCACGCGGACTGGGACGGGGCGATGGACGAGGTCTGGGCCCTTTATGAGGCGAGCTTTCCGCTGCATGAAAGGCGGCGCAGGGAGGATCAGACGCAGGCGATGCGGGAGCCGAACTTCCGCTGCCTGAGCGCGTGGGATGGGAGCGTGTTTGCGGGGCTGGCGCTTTGCTGGGCATGGCCCTGCGGCATCTACGTGGAGCATCTGGCCGTAGCGCCTGAGCTTCGCGGACGGCGCTATGGAGCGCGCATCCTTGCGGCGCTCAAGGAAGAGGGACGTCCTCTGATTCTGGAGATCGATCCGCCGGTGGACGAGATCTCGGAGCGCCGGGAGCGCTTTTACCTGCGGGAAGGGTTTTTGCCAAACGGGTTCAAACACGTGCACCCCTCCTACCGGCACGCCTGCGCGCCGCATCCGCTGAAGATCATGAGCTGGCCGGAGGCGCTTTCGGAAGAGAACTATGCGGACTTTCTAAAGCGGCTGCGGGTTGAGGCGATGCAATACGCGGAAAAATGA
- a CDS encoding sigma-70 family RNA polymerase sigma factor: MEDLIHDVFEMLINDAEILKTHANIDGWLTITLKYKLMDYNKHSLVRFNNEVFPAEHVEWYDFVDTRRADRSEDALLDRLITEEHMRQLEKLLGKEDMKFFYEYCLEHTPANEIAKRYNMSTNAVYARANRLRRKILNHPEIFALVILLFFY, translated from the coding sequence GTGGAAGACCTGATACATGACGTATTTGAGATGCTGATAAACGACGCAGAAATCCTAAAGACCCACGCCAACATCGACGGATGGCTGACCATCACCTTGAAGTACAAGCTGATGGATTACAACAAGCACAGCCTCGTTCGGTTCAACAACGAGGTCTTTCCCGCCGAACACGTGGAATGGTACGACTTCGTCGATACCAGGCGCGCCGACCGGTCGGAGGACGCGCTGTTGGATCGGCTCATCACGGAAGAACACATGCGCCAGTTGGAGAAGCTGCTCGGCAAGGAGGACATGAAGTTCTTTTATGAATACTGTTTAGAGCACACGCCCGCCAACGAAATTGCGAAGCGTTACAACATGAGCACAAACGCGGTTTACGCCCGCGCGAACCGGCTACGCAGGAAGATTTTGAATCATCCAGAAATTTTTGCGCTCGTCATCCTCCTTTTTTTCTATTAA
- a CDS encoding DUF4367 domain-containing protein, translating into MRRKQKKAYLAWLNYVITKDEMTREEAFYILKGQLLLPAEEVDCGLIDKCLDHLYPDRATRTYPTKEPTWQRIMQTYQEKEANRRRKKIRKKRRSLRPGIAIALFILLAAAAGSTIAYALGVDVWSSFVSWTKDIMSIETHISAEPEPQTTSESVIPPIDKRIGFGRGDAFDRELERLGMEPRLPSWMPEGLEYDSFTSEIWESGTIYLKAIYRDQLDRSFTIIVEKISSIGNRSDELEKNTNDPVTFGLNNVEFVIAKNIERFIMQWQDKPYVLTIRGNLTQEELVKMAESIFMED; encoded by the coding sequence ATGCGCAGAAAACAGAAGAAAGCATACCTGGCGTGGCTGAACTATGTCATCACAAAGGACGAGATGACTCGGGAGGAAGCGTTCTACATTCTCAAAGGTCAGTTGTTGCTGCCCGCGGAAGAAGTGGATTGCGGGCTGATCGACAAATGCCTGGATCATCTGTACCCGGATAGGGCGACGAGAACGTATCCGACCAAGGAGCCAACCTGGCAACGCATCATGCAGACTTATCAAGAGAAGGAGGCGAATCGCAGGAGAAAGAAGATACGGAAAAAACGGCGCAGCTTGCGCCCTGGAATTGCTATCGCGCTGTTTATCCTGCTCGCAGCCGCTGCTGGTTCAACAATCGCCTACGCCCTCGGAGTTGATGTTTGGTCGAGTTTCGTCAGTTGGACGAAGGACATTATGTCTATCGAAACGCACATATCTGCTGAACCTGAGCCGCAAACGACATCGGAATCTGTCATTCCTCCAATCGACAAACGCATCGGATTCGGTCGTGGAGATGCGTTTGACCGAGAACTGGAACGGCTCGGGATGGAACCAAGATTGCCTTCGTGGATGCCGGAAGGTCTCGAATATGATAGCTTTACCTCAGAAATCTGGGAATCAGGAACGATTTATCTAAAAGCTATTTATCGGGATCAACTGGACCGCTCATTTACTATTATTGTAGAAAAGATTAGCTCGATAGGAAATCGCTCAGACGAACTTGAGAAAAACACCAACGATCCGGTAACTTTCGGCTTAAATAATGTCGAGTTTGTTATTGCTAAGAACATTGAAAGGTTTATTATGCAATGGCAAGATAAGCCTTATGTCTTGACAATACGTGGTAACCTTACACAAGAA